A single window of Mycolicibacterium aurum DNA harbors:
- a CDS encoding MOSC domain-containing protein: MRIVAVHIAPGRKIPTRSVDTVTAEAGKGLVGDRYHGTRHRHVTIQSRELLERAAADLGHPIDPGATRRNLTVDTGEIPTRPGTRLRVNDVELEVVRVSAPCRLLDDWIGPGAARALHQRGGSVCRVLTSGPIRVGDDLQVVPAD, encoded by the coding sequence ATGCGGATCGTTGCCGTCCACATCGCCCCCGGGCGGAAGATCCCGACCCGTTCGGTGGACACCGTGACCGCCGAAGCCGGCAAGGGGTTGGTCGGTGACCGCTACCACGGCACTCGACATCGGCACGTGACGATCCAGTCCCGGGAACTGCTCGAGCGCGCCGCGGCCGACCTGGGCCACCCGATCGATCCCGGTGCGACGCGCCGCAACTTGACAGTCGATACCGGCGAGATCCCGACGCGCCCCGGAACCCGGCTGCGGGTCAATGACGTCGAGTTGGAGGTTGTCCGGGTGTCTGCGCCGTGCCGGCTCCTCGATGACTGGATCGGTCCCGGGGCGGCCAGGGCGCTCCATCAACGCGGCGGCTCCGTCTGCCGCGTGCTGACGTCAGGGCCGATCCGGGTCGGCGACGATCTGCAGGTGGTCCCGGCCGACTGA
- a CDS encoding YdcF family protein, with translation MTQRPGLTLRGAAVRCRAVLVALALAVALVSGAVPAGIAQAAPPVVAKDFSKPAIVILGYGLTPSGTMRLILHTRVLAGLAVAQIFPQAPIIVTGGNPRNGNTEAGQMSKMLRLYGIAPERIIVEDRANSTVQNAAFSVPLAKQAGTSGIILVTSSSHQDRADGNFADAGGNVLATVSFPDNNPSINIAQFVRDVISPFVAIT, from the coding sequence ATGACTCAACGACCTGGCCTGACGTTGCGTGGTGCGGCGGTCCGGTGCCGAGCGGTGCTTGTGGCACTGGCGCTGGCTGTTGCTCTGGTGTCCGGCGCTGTCCCGGCAGGCATCGCGCAGGCCGCGCCCCCGGTGGTCGCAAAGGACTTCTCGAAGCCGGCGATCGTCATCCTCGGCTATGGGCTCACGCCGAGCGGCACCATGCGGCTGATCCTGCACACCCGCGTTCTCGCCGGTTTGGCGGTGGCTCAGATCTTTCCGCAGGCACCGATCATCGTCACCGGCGGAAACCCCCGCAACGGCAACACCGAGGCCGGCCAGATGAGCAAGATGTTGCGGCTCTACGGCATTGCCCCCGAGCGGATCATCGTCGAAGACAGGGCCAACAGCACTGTGCAGAACGCCGCGTTCTCGGTGCCGCTGGCCAAGCAGGCGGGCACGTCGGGCATCATCTTGGTGACATCGTCGTCCCACCAGGACCGAGCGGACGGGAACTTCGCCGACGCGGGCGGCAATGTGCTGGCGACCGTCAGCTTTCCCGACAACAATCCCTCCATCAACATTGCCCAGTTCGTCCGCGACGTGATCAGTCCGTTCGTGGCGATCACGTAG